A region from the Triticum aestivum cultivar Chinese Spring chromosome 3D, IWGSC CS RefSeq v2.1, whole genome shotgun sequence genome encodes:
- the LOC123078713 gene encoding plastidial pyruvate kinase 2 yields the protein MAQVVAAAGAAGAARPLGGASGADSLRPVARLPFGPRDARERWSGSVASRGRREHPVASVISADAEVMPVSADDDAVVKEEENFQHLKAVQQLATAANGVWSKPNVRRKTKIVCTIGPSTNTREMIWNLAEAGMNVARLNMSHGDHASHQKVIDLVKEYNAQTKDNVIALMVDTKGPEVRSGDLPQPIFLETGQEFTFTIKRGVGTETCVSVNYDDFVNDVEAGDMLLVDGGMMSFLVKSKTEDSVKCEVIDGGELKSRRHLNVRGKSATLPSITDKDWDDIKFGVENQVDYYAVSFVKDAQVVHELKDYLRSSNADIHVIVKIESADSIPNLHSIITASDGAMVARGDLGAELPIEEVPLLQEEIIRMCRSMGKAVIVATNMLESMIVHPTPTRAEVSDIAIAVREGADAVMLSGETAHGKFPLKAVKVMHTVALRTEATIIGGETPSNLGQVFKNHMSEMFAYHSTMMSNTLGTSIVVFTRTGFMSILLSHYRPSGTIFAFTDQEIVRQRLALYQGVCPVHMEFSDCAEKTFADALSYLLKHGMVKEGEEVALVQSGRQPIWRSQSTHNIQVRKV from the exons ATGGCgcaggtggtggcggcagcgggcgcGGCGGGAGCGGCCAGGCCGCTCGGCGGCGCATCTGGGGCCGACTCGCTCCGGCCCGTGGCGAGGCTGCCCTTCGGCCCGCGCGACGCGAGGGAAAGGTGGAGCGGGAGCGTGGCCTCCAGGGGTCGACGTGAGCACCCGGTCGCCTCGGTGATTAGCGCCGATGCCGAGGTGATGCCGGTGTCGGCCGACGACGACGCGGTCGTCAAG GAAGAAGAAAATTTCCAGCATCTTAAGGCTGTCCAGCAACTAGCAACAGCAGCCAATGGTGTGTGGTCTAAACCAAATGTTAGGCGCAAGACAAAGATTGTGTGCACAATTGGTCCCTCAACTAACACGAGAGAGATGATCTGGAACCTTGCCGAGGCTGGCATGAATGTGGCTCGGCTTAATATGTCACATGGAGACCATGCATCACACCAGAAAGTTATTGACTTGGTGAAGGAGTATAATGCTCAAACGAAGGACAACGTGATTGCGCTTATGGTTGACACCAAG GGCCCAGAAGTTAGGAGTGGAGATTTGCCCCAGCCTATATTCTTGGAAACTGGCCAGGAATTCACCTTCACAATTAAGAGAGGGGTTGGGACTGAGACATGTGTTAGTGTTAACTATGATGACTTTGTTAATGATGTAGAAGCCGGTGACATGCTCCTTGTGGATG GAGGAATGATGTCATTTCTGGTCAAATCAAAAACCGAAGATTCTGTAAAATGTGAAGTTATTGATGGAGGTGAATTAAAATCCAGGCGTCACCTGAATGTCCGTGGCAAGAGCGCAACCTTGCCATCAATCACCG ATAAGGACTGGGATGATATTAAGTTTGGAGTGGAAAATCAGGTTGACTACTATGCTGTTTCTTTCGTCAAAGATGCTCAAGTTGTGCATGAATTGAAGGATTATCTCAGAA GCTCGAATGCGGATATACACGTAATTGTGAAAATTGAAAGTGCAGATTCTATTCCAAACTTACATTCAATCATTACAGCATCTGATGGG GCTATGGTTGCCAGGGGTGATTTGGGGGCTGAACTTCCTATCGAGGAGGTACCATTGCTGCAG GAAGAAATTATTAGAATGTGCAGAAGCATGGGAAAAGCTGTCATTGTCGCCACTAATATGCTGGAAAGCATGATCGTTCATCCAACTCCAACCCGTGCAGAAGTTTCAGACATTGCTATAGCTGTTCGGGAAGGTGCTGATGCAGTTATGCTTTCTGGGGAAACTGCACATGGAAA ATTTCCCTTGAAAGCTGTCAAGGTCATGCATACTGTTGCACTAAGAACTGAAGCAACTATTATTGGCGGGGAAACACCGTCTAACCTTGGTCAGGTGTTCAAG AACCACATGAGCGAAATGTTTGCCTACCATTCAACAATGATGTCCAATACACTTGGTACATCAATTGTGGTTTTCACAAGGACGGGATTTATGTCTATCCTACTTAGCCATTACCGGCCATCTGGCACCATATTTGCCTTCACAGATCA GGAGATAGTTAGACAACGACTGGCTTTGTACCAAGGTGTATGTCCAGTTCACATGGAATTTTCTGATTGTGCTGAGAAGACATTTGCTGATGCTTTATCTTACTTGCTG AAGCATGGTATGGTGAAGGAAGGTGAGGAGGTTGCACTCGTTCAGAGTGGCAGACAACCCATCTGGAGGTCGCAGTCCACCCACAATATTCAGGTTAGGAAGGTTTGA